One Pseudobutyrivibrio xylanivorans genomic window, TTGTACATAGTTTTGCATAGGCATTTGTTGTCGCTTTAATTGCAATGATGCGTTCATAAGGTGATTAGCCAAATTATCGTACTCTCCTGAATATATTCTTATATTGCTTAGCTGAGAATTATACACATCTTCTATTGCCCACCTAGCGTTATGGTATGCCGGACCATCCTGTTGCGTAGACATTCCATTTTCTATTTTTATTGTCCACTCGCCAACGCCTATACCAGCTCTTAACTTTACTGGATGCATTAAAATCTCTAATAACCTAAAATACATATATGCTGAAACCACATCTACAAATAACCCTTGAAGGGAATCGCCTGCACTAAATGTTACGCGAAATTCTTCTGACTCACAAAACATTCTGTTTAGTATTTCAGTATAGTCCATCAAGATTTTTTGTATTCCTGTTCTATCCTTTACACCATATCCTCTCGATTTTTCTATATCTATTATTAGTGATGCGTATTCTATCATTTTTTACCACTCTCCTTTACACCATCATAGTATAATAAATGCGTGCATTATGCAATCGTTTTTGTTTGCACTTCGATTCTGCAAATAAATTTGTTTGCACTTTAGTTTTGCAAACAAAAACAGTTGCCAATTACAGCAACTGTTTTTTTCACTTATAAAAGGTTCAAAGTATCCCTGTATTCTTTCACCAGGTTCATAAACCTTTCCCTGCTGTTCTTTTAAGAACTTTGCAAGTTTTTCAATCTTGACTTCAACCTGCTCGGTTTCTGCAGCAAGCTTTCCATTACCATGATAGATACGCCATTTACATCATCTCCCTAAGAATTGTTCCAGCTACATTATTGCCAGTTCTATTATCACTAGGTGTTTTCGCTATAGTAGTCATATACCTTGAATCTCCAAAGTATATAAGTTTTATATGCTTACCATCTTCTTTTACTTCAAATCCAATTGCCTCCAGCTCTTTCTTCATAGTTCCATTAACAGATTTGTATCCCTTGAAAATTTCTTTTACTTTTTGCTTACGTTTTTCGAGTTCACCATCTTGTTCATTTTGAGAAATAATATCCTTAATCACATCTGCTTTTCTAGTTTTTGATTCTAGATTATCAAGGCTTTCACTCAAGCATTCCAATATAATTTCACTAATTTCTCCTTCAAAGAAATCCTGTTCATTACCCTGAAAAAGCACTGCTTTCTCCTTTTTTTTCTGTGACTTTAGCTGATAATCTTGCATTTTCTTCCTCAAGTAAAAGGTTTCTATTTGTAAGCTCCTTTATTCTAGCTGTCAGCTCATCAATTTCATTACCAAATTCAGAATATACAATCTCTACTTCGTTCTGCGCTTTTGTCTTATCTGAAATGGCGATATTATATTGTTCGTTGGTTCTTTCGATTATGTCATTAAGCATACTATTCTTAACACCTTGCCAGGTCAAAATAGAGTCCACCATCTGTAAATTACTGTATTGCATAACATAATCAACGATTTTATCCATCAATATTTCTGGATGTCCGCCTTCCACATACTTACATCTTTTATGTCCTAGTTTTTGACTTGGATAATAAACACCAATAGATCCATATGTCTCATTTCTATGTGCACATTTT contains:
- a CDS encoding SatD family protein, which gives rise to MIEYASLIIDIEKSRGYGVKDRTGIQKILMDYTEILNRMFCESEEFRVTFSAGDSLQGLFVDVVSAYMYFRLLEILMHPVKLRAGIGVGEWTIKIENGMSTQQDGPAYHNARWAIEDVYNSQLSNIRIYSGEYDNLANHLMNASLQLKRQQMPMQNYVQVLNELIFPFTVYDSVYQGFLDGISDIITIKAEIVKMRQRPTYAGFNSTKQKFEVGSIEKNLMALVNPINIEKKGVECEYMISRSTQPAVIADILQSSRQNAATVMKRGNVLKIRELDCVALQYLKERYA